The window AATGGTGTGTTTCCTTatgctgctctttttgttgACAGTGTACATCTAATGAATCCGCACCGGCTGAGAATGGACACGGAGGGTCGGGGTAGTGGTTGCTATTATGTGCATTGGAATAGCGTTTTTAATTAACTTTAAAATTTATAGGACTATCAGTGCGACAAATTTTTACATGTTCAGTgtattgtttatttaaaatagcAAATTTttgaataaagatgatttgatgtGACAGCTTTCTGCCTTCATGTCAATGTTTTAGGTAGAAACTACAAAGAGTGGATTTAATTgctaatcattttattttttgcattgcTGGTACACTTGGAAAGATTCAGTTGCCAACTCAAAACAACAATAAGCAACATAAGCCAAGCAGTCCCCCTTCATATCTTCTATCAGGGcaacaattttttttcttttgttgaagCTAGGAGTAAACCATTTGACACAGCTGAGACGCTAACATTTATAGTCCCAGGTCtgtaatgtgtatttttttttcttttttcttttaaaggctGCAACAGTTTgggagaaaacacagacaaaagcaacaaaccCTATATTTTGATTGTGCAAAGCACATTAACTATAAaaagatatatatttatatgtatatacagCAAACAATTTTTGTAAACATGTTAAGTATGTTAGTTTTCTGAAAACATGGTGTCTTTTCATAAATACAGGCAACATTGGCATCTGCAAACGTCACAAAAGAACATTCTGGGCTTGTAAAAAAAATAGCCCATTTGCCATAGAAACCAACAAAGGGCTTGGAAAAAGACCCTCACCACACAATGTTTTAGTGTTTAGCATGGCATATTTGGTAACCTTTATAGATGGTGTAGTTCAGCTCtggaaaaatgtgcttttcaCATATTGGGAGGTGTAAAATAATCTTTCATGTAATATGCCTACAAGAATACTAACATACAGTAATGGTATAATgtatgaaaatagaaaaataagatTAATACTGTCAATACCTGTACAAAAAAAATATGGTATTATTAAAGACAAACTGAGATTATGGGAGTTAGTGTCGATTTTATACAACCAATAATTagaggaggaaataaatgtgtttctcGTGAAGATGTTGGGCGTGTAGCCATTTCTCAACAATCTCAGACCACCTGACATCTTCAGCATAACACTTTGGTTGAAAATAATATTCTGCAAGTGCTATCAATACCAACATGGCACATTGTTACTGCTATAACCCCGAACTCATATGCTGTTGAAAAAGTAGTGTATTTCTCTCAAAGTACTTTTCTGCAGTGACTTACTATATGCTGAGCCTGCTCAAAGCCTCTTAATAAAAAGAActaaatatttatatttcaatGTCAGTATTTTACAAGCTATGAAACAGATGGTAGCTGTATTCTGAATCATCTTTGCATGAGATTTGGCAGTTACAGCTATGTAGACACAGTATATTTGATGGGCAAAATGTCGAGCACGTCGAGCCCCTGCCCTCTCCTAATAAGCTCATAATTCATTCTCACGcaaataatcacacacacaaacacgtgcagGTGCAGAAGCCAAGTGGATGATGGCCGTGCACGTCTCCAGCTCTCGTCTGAAGCCATGTCTGCTCAACAGACAGAAACGCACTTTAGGATAAACTGTTGCGGGCGTGGCCCATGCACCTCTCATAGTTAAAACATGGCAGTTCAAAATACATCTCTTTTTCCAAACATGGATGCCTGACGTGGAAAAATATAGATAGAAAAGTGTTGAGCCAGTGTTTGTACTTATTCTAAAGCTTTAAAGTCTTCTAATTCTGTGGGTGTGAACTGTAACATCTACAGCTCAGCCCATCTATAACTCTGCTAACAGAGCTCCAGATCCTCAGTGGCACTTCCCCATCAACATGTTGGTCTGCCATCAGTACTGGGGAAGGTAGGAGGACCTGTGCTCATGTTTGAGGGAGAAAGACTTAAAGTCCTTAGTCATgggtttgtgttgctgttgctgctgctgctgttgctgctgctgttgctgctgctgctgcgtgaaCGGGAAACCAGAAGAGATGCCAGCTGAGGGGGAGCAGTCGCTCGCAGTGGACCACACAGGAGATTGCAACATCTGCATGGTGTCGCTCcactgagaggaaggagggatgtTCATCTGAAACAAGGAAGAGCTGGGATTGGGCATGGTGTTGGTGTGGATGGAGTGCTGCCATGGTGCCTTTGGAGGCCAGGTTTTAGTTTTGTTGTCCTGTGCAGAACAAGCAAACAACTTTCAGCAATGGAGGATAATTAAGAACAAGTAAACGAGTAATCCTCCCTGAACACAAAAGGAATAAAGAAGAGACACATTCTTCTTCTGCAAATTCCGCTCCAGCAGTTACAGGAGGGGTTTGCTTGTGAGCATAGACACCTTTTAAAGCTAACTACAGTAGGACCTcaacttacgaaattaattggttccggaagttgtttcgtaacctgaaaattacgtaagtagagacgcgttttccatgtaaataccctaatccgttccaagcccccaaaaatgcggacataattttttttataaatcagaaaaatgcatcaaaacatgtaacaaatacatgttacaattagtttaccacacaataaatgtaggaattcagtgcaaggcttctccaggaacaaaatgaactttattacaggctaatcttacattagccgtcattactggCAACGAACATTAATACTTGTGGTAACatcgccatctaatggacaaacatacgaacacccacaataaatcccgaagacgaTAAAGAGGACGCTGGGATATACACAAatttgtacatattgacgtccctcctagccaatgggattacagcaagatgctaggcgatagccaatggcagagcagctttgcctttcgtatcctgacgtttctttcataacaagaggaaatattttcctgttaAGACgtttcataacctgaaaatttcgcatgtagagacgttcgtaagtagaggtcccactgtaattTCAATCACCATTTGTCGTTACATTGCAGATACTGTGTCATTCCAAAATTTTACAATTCAAGGAATCAGACTAGGCAGGACTCCCATACAGAATGGTGTCTCAAACACAGTGAAGGCTGTAGCAACTTCTGAAACAGCTCAAACTTGCCTGGCTGTCATCTGTGACATGATGCAGTGGTGGCGAGGGCAGAGTGCACACTTCTGGCTCACCGCAGCTGTGTTTTCTATGGACAGACACATTTTAAGGATGAGCCGCTCAACATTTGCGATAAAAAGGACCCAGTTCATATGAGGCCAGCCCTACCTCCTTTGTTTCACTGCAGCAACAAGGTCTGGCCCAGAAAACATGGAGAAGAGGCTGTCACCATTTGCAGAAGATGTTTCATCACTGGAGCTAGCCGAGTCGCCCTGGTTtgctgaccagctgctgttaATGGCCTCCCTGAAATAAAATCACAACAGTGTCTCAGATTTATCTGGTTAGGTcaaaagaaaactttttttctgtctctcttctctcagAAAGTGCATGAAAGTAAAAACAGGAATGaaaagcaactttatttttatcaTGCAGGACAACTAAAATGGCACTGCTGTACAGCAGGAAGGTGCTACAGATGAAATTTCAATGACCGTAAATGTCACATGTATCGATGTTATTTGCTACGATGAGAAGTGATTCACCACATAATAATCCTGAGCTACAATGAGACACATTGAGCGCCATTGTCCAGTGCTAATCCAGAGGACGAGACTGAGACTTTATTCATGTCGCTATACGACTTCATTATCACACTCTAAGAATTGTTACATGGTTTAATTTTATGTTCAACTGTACATAAATGTGGGGGTGGTGAGTTTTATGAACAATACTGCTGGttgccaccagagggcgcaaACTTTATATGCTGCCCATCATCATTATACTGAGTACATTATATGTACTTCAATATTCAtgtacaatatacatatcagaaatGTGTTGGAATTATcttcttatttgttttttaatagtTTTGATCACTGTTTCCACAGATTATCTAATCAATCCTGATGAGGATACAGGGGTGGACCTCGTGTACTGTGTTGACACTCACCCCTCACTGAAGTACTCTGGGTGGGACCAGGtcctgtgctgctcctctggcaTTGGCCAGTTGCTGCGTGGGTTGCTGGGGCGACGGATGTGCTGCACCTGACGTTTCTGCTGCATGGCCTGACTGACGCCTGCAACGTAACGCGCAAACTCTGGATCGGAGCCAACTGTGTATGGATAGGGAGGATAGACACAACTTTGAGTTTCTGAAACCCTcagcttttttctttcactcCCTGGAGCTCAATCCATTTAGCCAGACTGTCTACtatagcagaaaaatcacaatgGCTGTAAGTCACAGTGAACAATAGACCCCGACTGGAATCAAAAGACTCTGCTACACTGTAAAAATATCAACTGGTATCGGCTAAATTCAGCACAATCGGTCAACCTGCAGTCACAGCTCAAAGAGATCTCTTAGATCAGGCTCTAAACTTGTCTAAAGTCTTGTTAAACAATTAGAGGATAGTACATTAGTTTTACACTGTATTACACAAATGCAGTAAACATCTGTTTGTAGTCTAGGAAACATACGATTTGTGCATCCATTTGTTTTCATGTCTTCTCTTTTCAAAAGCaactttaaaataaactttaaacCCATTATATGGAAATTAATTTTACAGAGAAGCAGttaagcagcattttaattCCTTGTCAACTAACAATTATACCTGTTTGGGTTTATATTTGCAAATGTCCACTGATGGCAACAATATATTGATGAGAGTGCAACATATAATCATTTTAGCATTCTCatctatatatattttattgccATCAATTACAACACTGCTAAACTGCTTCTCTGTAAAATTAAGTTCCATATAATAGGTCGTTTAAGTTCCATATAATGATCGTTTTTATCTACTAATGTTTTCTTATCATGGTGTAGTTTGTGATTTATTGCTGTCGTTTAagttatttagttattttaatAATCAATTGTCTAGGATGACTACGATGTATGAACATCACCAGAAGACCTCTGGGTATGCAAAAGTGAGGTGAATCTCACCAGCTGGGTCAAACGGCAGAGAGTCTCCCAAAACTCCAAATGCTCCTTCACTCTGGTCCCTGTTTGGCCAAGTGTTGTTGCGGGGGCATTGTGGTTTCTGACCCAGCATCTCTGACATAACACTGTCCATGTAGGTGCTGACCAGACCCAGACTGTACAAGTCTGAACTCAAATCTGGAAGGCCAGGAGAGCCCCACTGCCCTATTGGACCAAGAGGGGACAGCCCTCCAGGCGGACCCTGTGGTGGAGGCTGTTGTCCAGATGTCCCAAGCCACTTGTTGGTCACTCTTTGCTGAGGCAGCACCTGGGGTGGGGACTGCTGAGATGGAAGTTGATTGATGGGTTGCAGGAGGTGCTGGTAGTATTGCAGGGCCTGTGAGGTCTGctgagggggtggaggagggggctgctgctgctgctgctgctggggtggAGGTGGCTGTGATTGTGGCTGTTTCTGTACTGCCTGGGACTGGGGCTTGGGCTGACTCTGAGTCTGAGCTGAGGGCTGCAGGGCGTTATGAGAAATGGACTGAGACGTTGGTGGTAGCCCTGTGGGGGGCTTTATCTCAGCAGGATTTGCAGATGCAACAGAGTTCCTTCTCTTCACCAGAGGTGACGCCTGCTGGGATTTTCCCATGTTAAATCCTGAGAGAAAATCTATGACGTCCTGCATCTCCTGGTCAGTTGGCAGGTTCATCCCCTGCTCCTGAGCCACGGAGCCATTAGCCAGCTGTTTCTTCTGGGAAGAGTCAGAGGTGCTAGACAGGCCGCTCATCTGCAGGATGCTCTGCAACCTCCCATCGCTGTGGCCAAGACTCTTGGCCTTATCATCAGAAGTACTGGTTGATAGCATGCTTCGAGAAGGGGTGCTAGGAATAGAATAACTGCCCCCGTTATTAGAGTTGGATGAAACCTTCTTGGTAAACTTGGAAGTAAGCTTAGATATTGTTCTGGGCAATCCACTAGAGGCCTTGGAGGTGTTGCCTGGAGCCATGTCTACTTGGCTTCCATAGTCTGGAGTGTCCCGCAGTTGTATCTGAATAGTGGGCAGGGCTTGCTCTCTAGAGAAGAAAAGTATTGGGTAATTGTAAAATAATATAGTAGAATAATTATTCAGCTGACTTTGTTTAACCTATTTAAGCCAAATGTTAAATTGATACATTGTTCAGTGTATCTACATAATATGataaataatataaaacaaGATGCAAGATAAAATGAGATCAAGCAACCACGAGGGGCTCTTTCTGGTTCACTCActttctgtccttccatctGCTGATGTCAAACACTGCAGTGTAGAGAACGTCCACCAGACCAAGAGTCTTCTCTGGGTCCAAGCTCCGCTGAAGCAAAGACATAGTGGCCGGGTCCTCCTTCAGACACCTGAGCATAACACAACAGCACAGGACTAGAGATAAAAACGCAAAATACAAAATCTATGCAAGAGTCCAGGACATGAAGGGGATGAATGACATATGATAAAACAACAAAtccccaaaacattttttttccatgcaTTCACCAAACTTGACAATTCTGACCAGTGTAAACTTTCTAATGGGAGCTCCACACAGTAACCCACATATAAAAGTTGATGTATCAATGTTTCCCCAAAATTAATGTCAATGGACTGTTGGACCAAGATGCAGTACCCAGAGAGAGTCCAATGTGTCCCCTGGTTTCCATGAAATTCAAACCTGGAACCTCACTGATGTTGCTGTGTGATGACACTGCTAACCACTGCATCATACCAACCTTCTACCTTCTACCTATACACACTATAATAAATATTTGAGCAACAACATGATTTTTGTTTACCATGTAGAGGGGACTTGGACCACCACCTTGGAGCCCTCAAGAGAAATCTGGGGAGCATAGGCCTCTTTATTCTCTATCTGAGCAGTATCGACAACCACCTGTTGAGACAAAGTCATGCAtcaaaattttaaaaacattttggcATACAGGATCATATAAACATTAGGCATGCAAACATTCAAAAGTGAAAAGTGATTTCCCCTCAGTAATATGGACTATTATTGCCTCTGGCCATTCAAGGTGAAAAGCCAGCCAATGACATCAAACAGGCTAACCTTCCTGCTCTGTTTCACAAATGTATTTGTGAGTTTTTGGCAGTGGCCATGACTCTTCAAGCCCTTCGCAGCTAAGTCACAAAGAGGGAGGTTCTCACTTCCTGAATTATAGGAAGTTAAAccattgttatttattttaaaaagaacgaAAAGCAGGTGTATCCTCTGAACCTTATGGCTGACAAtgtgagacaaacacacacacagtctgtcaACCATGCCAAAATACATGACACAGGGTCAATGGGGTCAAAAAGGAGGAATACCAGCAAAACAGTCCAACCTCAACCGCATCACTGGGCACCAATAGTCATAACCAAAAGGAAAAATTGAGTCAGTGTCTAATTCTCTTTCCTGAAAAAGCAGAATAGATATGGTGAGTCTGAGtgcaaaagaataaaaatagagaGGCTACAGATGATGCATGTGGAGGGGAAGTGCTACTAACACATGAGAGTGATTCACAGTTTGGTGGTTATACATTATGTTAGTGCCCGTCTCTTAGTATAGGATATGTTTGTATATATTTCTACACGCACTGTTATATGTGTGTATTATTTTAAGCTGAACAGCCACAGGCGCAGATAAGGACTTAATGAACAGTGCTCATTTATCATCCAGGGATTGTTTTACAGTTCGTAAGTGGATAGCAACTCTGGATGGAAATGCTCCCTTAACttgacacacaaa is drawn from Takifugu flavidus isolate HTHZ2018 chromosome 2, ASM371156v2, whole genome shotgun sequence and contains these coding sequences:
- the LOC130521781 gene encoding granule associated Rac and RHOG effector protein 1-like isoform X1 → MYCCSAQESKMDYKRRFLLGGSKQKIQQHQQYQMPEMSRTLNASLASSCSTSSPIGSGVGMPGSCHPPPSSVTTAVADIQQGISKYLDALNVFCRASAFLTDLFSSVFRTSHYSKAAMQLKDVQEHVMEAASRLTSAIKPEIAKMLMELSAGAANFKDQNDFSLQDVEKWRHISIWRIQAYPGDNQKVLGRCFFTVMQVHFQFLSQALQKVQPVAQSCLAEALAHAQEHCANACSQSSDLGALTELDEASCSWKRAAQATGRLRERGRDGCLAGIQVQQLFCSNNTTIPENQLKELNMKIDNALQAYKAALESLGHSEYALKAGFHLNPKAVEAALQGCCSDVEAQQAGRIQTMSQPIQCELPTIPVQIGSHFLKGVSFNESAAENLKLKTHTMLQLIKEALGQNGITPRDESPVTEVLNQVCPSSWRGACKTAVQLLFAQAGLVVVDTAQIENKEAYAPQISLEGSKVVVQVPSTWCLKEDPATMSLLQRSLDPEKTLGLVDVLYTAVFDISRWKDRKEQALPTIQIQLRDTPDYGSQVDMAPGNTSKASSGLPRTISKLTSKFTKKVSSNSNNGGSYSIPSTPSRSMLSTSTSDDKAKSLGHSDGRLQSILQMSGLSSTSDSSQKKQLANGSVAQEQGMNLPTDQEMQDVIDFLSGFNMGKSQQASPLVKRRNSVASANPAEIKPPTGLPPTSQSISHNALQPSAQTQSQPKPQSQAVQKQPQSQPPPPQQQQQQQPPPPPPQQTSQALQYYQHLLQPINQLPSQQSPPQVLPQQRVTNKWLGTSGQQPPPQGPPGGLSPLGPIGQWGSPGLPDLSSDLYSLGLVSTYMDSVMSEMLGQKPQCPRNNTWPNRDQSEGAFGVLGDSLPFDPAVGSDPEFARYVAGVSQAMQQKRQVQHIRRPSNPRSNWPMPEEQHRTWSHPEYFSEGEAINSSWSANQGDSASSSDETSSANGDSLFSMFSGPDLVAAVKQRRKHSCGEPEVCTLPSPPLHHVTDDSQDNKTKTWPPKAPWQHSIHTNTMPNPSSSLFQMNIPPSSQWSDTMQMLQSPVWSTASDCSPSAGISSGFPFTQQQQQQQQQQQQQQQQHKPMTKDFKSFSLKHEHRSSYLPQY
- the LOC130521781 gene encoding granule associated Rac and RHOG effector protein 1-like isoform X2; the encoded protein is MYCCSAQESKMDYKRRFLLGGSKQKIQQHQQYQMPEMSRTLNASLASSCSTSSPIGSGVGMPGSCHPPPSSVTTAVADIQQGISKYLDALNVFCRASAFLTDLFSSVFRTSHYSKAAMQLKDVQEHVMEAASRLTSAIKPEIAKMLMELSAGAANFKDQNDFSLQDVEVLGRCFFTVMQVHFQFLSQALQKVQPVAQSCLAEALAHAQEHCANACSQSSDLGALTELDEASCSWKRAAQATGRLRERGRDGCLAGIQVQQLFCSNNTTIPENQLKELNMKIDNALQAYKAALESLGHSEYALKAGFHLNPKAVEAALQGCCSDVEAQQAGRIQTMSQPIQCELPTIPVQIGSHFLKGVSFNESAAENLKLKTHTMLQLIKEALGQNGITPRDESPVTEVLNQVCPSSWRGACKTAVQLLFAQAGLVVVDTAQIENKEAYAPQISLEGSKVVVQVPSTWCLKEDPATMSLLQRSLDPEKTLGLVDVLYTAVFDISRWKDRKEQALPTIQIQLRDTPDYGSQVDMAPGNTSKASSGLPRTISKLTSKFTKKVSSNSNNGGSYSIPSTPSRSMLSTSTSDDKAKSLGHSDGRLQSILQMSGLSSTSDSSQKKQLANGSVAQEQGMNLPTDQEMQDVIDFLSGFNMGKSQQASPLVKRRNSVASANPAEIKPPTGLPPTSQSISHNALQPSAQTQSQPKPQSQAVQKQPQSQPPPPQQQQQQQPPPPPPQQTSQALQYYQHLLQPINQLPSQQSPPQVLPQQRVTNKWLGTSGQQPPPQGPPGGLSPLGPIGQWGSPGLPDLSSDLYSLGLVSTYMDSVMSEMLGQKPQCPRNNTWPNRDQSEGAFGVLGDSLPFDPAVGSDPEFARYVAGVSQAMQQKRQVQHIRRPSNPRSNWPMPEEQHRTWSHPEYFSEGEAINSSWSANQGDSASSSDETSSANGDSLFSMFSGPDLVAAVKQRRKHSCGEPEVCTLPSPPLHHVTDDSQDNKTKTWPPKAPWQHSIHTNTMPNPSSSLFQMNIPPSSQWSDTMQMLQSPVWSTASDCSPSAGISSGFPFTQQQQQQQQQQQQQQQQHKPMTKDFKSFSLKHEHRSSYLPQY